In Gemmatimonadota bacterium, the following are encoded in one genomic region:
- the serS gene encoding serine--tRNA ligase, translating into MLDLKAIRSDPDRIREGLGRRGEAGGAQAVAEILALDGERREAITRGDTLRAARNEASKGIAELKRAGQDASELIAEMQEVAAEIGALEKSVAGHEARIDEILLGIPNLPSEEVASGGPEANVIVREWGTPRKHPFPARPHWEIGEALGILDLERGARVSGSGFPILRGQGARLQRELINWMLNLHVREHGYEELRIPYLVTRETLTGTGQLPKFEEESYVTARDDLWLIPTAEVPVTNLHRGELLSAERLPMRYTAYSPCFRREAGAAGKDTRGLLRVHQFDKVELVRYERPERSGEALEELTREAEAVLQHLGLAYRVVRLAAGDLGFAATMTYDLEVWAPGVEQWLEVSSCSNCGDFQARRADLRFRPAPGEKPAFVHTLNGSALALPRLMVALLETYQEETGGVTIPDALRDRMGLERLAP; encoded by the coding sequence ATGCTGGATCTGAAAGCGATCCGCTCCGACCCCGACCGTATCCGCGAGGGGCTCGGTCGGCGGGGCGAGGCCGGCGGTGCCCAGGCCGTAGCCGAGATCCTGGCCCTGGACGGAGAAAGGCGGGAGGCCATCACCCGTGGGGATACCCTTCGCGCAGCGCGAAACGAAGCCTCCAAGGGGATCGCCGAGCTCAAGCGTGCCGGGCAGGACGCTTCGGAATTGATCGCCGAGATGCAGGAGGTCGCCGCCGAGATCGGAGCCCTGGAAAAGTCGGTCGCGGGGCACGAAGCCCGGATCGACGAGATCCTCCTCGGGATCCCGAACCTCCCTTCGGAGGAAGTAGCTTCGGGCGGTCCGGAAGCGAATGTGATCGTCCGGGAATGGGGAACGCCGCGGAAGCACCCCTTTCCCGCGCGGCCTCATTGGGAGATCGGTGAGGCTCTGGGAATTCTCGACCTCGAGCGCGGAGCGCGTGTTTCCGGCTCCGGTTTTCCCATCCTCCGTGGCCAGGGCGCCCGCTTACAGCGCGAGCTGATCAACTGGATGCTGAACCTGCATGTGCGCGAGCATGGCTACGAGGAGCTGAGGATCCCGTACCTCGTGACCCGGGAAACCCTCACAGGGACGGGTCAGCTTCCCAAGTTCGAAGAGGAGTCCTACGTCACCGCGCGGGACGACCTCTGGCTCATCCCGACGGCGGAGGTCCCGGTCACCAACCTCCATCGGGGGGAGCTCCTCTCGGCCGAGCGCCTTCCGATGCGGTACACGGCCTATTCTCCCTGCTTCCGCAGGGAGGCGGGGGCGGCCGGAAAAGACACGCGCGGCCTTCTCCGCGTGCATCAGTTCGATAAGGTCGAGCTCGTCCGTTACGAGCGCCCGGAGCGGAGCGGGGAAGCGCTGGAGGAGCTCACGCGGGAAGCCGAAGCAGTCCTCCAACACCTGGGACTCGCGTACCGCGTCGTCCGCCTCGCGGCGGGGGACCTGGGCTTCGCGGCGACCATGACCTACGACCTCGAGGTGTGGGCTCCGGGAGTCGAGCAGTGGCTCGAGGTGTCGAGCTGTTCGAATTGCGGGGACTTCCAGGCCCGGCGGGCCGACCTCCGCTTCCGCCCGGCTCCGGGCGAGAAGCCCGCGTTCGTGCATACGCTGAACGGATCCGCTCTCGCCCTCCCGCGACTCATGGTCGCTCTCCTCGAGACCTACCAGGAGGAAACGGGGGGCGTGACGATTCCCGATGCCCTCCGCGACCGGATGGGGCTCGAGCGGCTGGCGCCCTAG
- a CDS encoding response regulator, which translates to MAESSLPPAGSLRLLLAEDEPHIRRVLVTLLEGWGFHLHPVADGTAALAAVRGNDHYDLILLDIVMPGATGLEVLTEVRSLPGRKDTPVIILTAKGQDADRERAFALGADDFLTKPFSPKKLLNRVDELLARR; encoded by the coding sequence ATGGCGGAATCGTCGCTTCCTCCGGCCGGATCCCTTCGACTTCTCCTGGCCGAAGACGAACCCCACATCCGCCGGGTCCTCGTGACCCTCCTCGAAGGCTGGGGATTTCACCTGCATCCGGTCGCCGACGGGACCGCTGCGCTCGCCGCGGTCCGCGGGAACGACCACTACGACTTGATCCTCCTCGATATCGTGATGCCCGGCGCGACGGGGCTCGAGGTCCTGACAGAAGTGCGCTCACTCCCCGGAAGAAAGGACACGCCGGTCATCATCCTGACGGCGAAAGGGCAGGACGCCGACCGGGAGCGCGCCTTCGCGCTCGGTGCGGATGACTTTCTCACCAAGCCCTTCAGCCCGAAGAAACTCCTGAACCGCGTGGATGAGCTCCTTGCCCGAAGGTGA
- a CDS encoding sugar phosphate nucleotidyltransferase has product MPEGDPHLRVVILAGGIGSRFWPASLPSRPKPLLALGRSDRPLLVETVERALALAPVEHAAILAGEHLAAPFLSALPGFPSEQLWIEPRARGTAPVLAWAAHRILRVDPKGVMVSLHSDHVVFPEATFLSDVRGGASLAAREDLLLTIAATPDRPETGYGYLRPGAPLASNAGEPEAFRLDAFVEKPDEATARDYIARGYLWNTGIFIFPVARFLEEIRLHAPEIGDRLELLDGNEDGRFFDEVPSISVDEAVMARSGRAGALRASFSWDDVGGWEALTRTLTLDPMGNAFHGDVHALDTRTTVAWAEDGPIVLFGVEGLVVVRSGGVTLVTSRERAPRLKELLAELPAELREGAAGGEG; this is encoded by the coding sequence TTGCCCGAAGGTGATCCTCACCTCCGCGTCGTGATCCTCGCGGGCGGAATCGGATCTCGTTTTTGGCCCGCCAGTCTCCCTTCGCGACCGAAGCCCCTTCTTGCCCTTGGCCGTTCGGACCGCCCGCTCCTGGTCGAGACCGTCGAGAGGGCGTTGGCCCTCGCGCCCGTCGAACACGCCGCGATCCTCGCGGGGGAGCACCTTGCCGCCCCCTTCCTCAGCGCCCTTCCGGGTTTCCCGTCCGAGCAGCTCTGGATCGAACCTCGCGCCCGCGGAACGGCCCCGGTGCTCGCCTGGGCGGCCCACCGGATCCTCCGGGTCGATCCGAAGGGAGTGATGGTGTCCCTGCACTCCGACCACGTCGTATTTCCCGAAGCGACCTTTCTCTCCGACGTGCGAGGGGGCGCCTCCCTCGCGGCGCGGGAGGACCTGCTTCTGACGATCGCCGCCACCCCAGACCGTCCGGAGACCGGATACGGATACCTTCGCCCGGGCGCGCCGCTCGCCTCGAATGCCGGGGAACCGGAGGCGTTCCGCTTGGACGCTTTCGTGGAGAAGCCCGACGAGGCGACGGCGCGGGACTACATAGCCCGCGGTTACCTCTGGAATACGGGGATCTTCATCTTTCCCGTCGCGCGGTTCCTCGAAGAGATCCGACTGCACGCCCCGGAGATCGGGGACCGGCTCGAGCTCCTGGACGGCAACGAGGACGGGCGATTCTTCGACGAGGTTCCCTCCATTTCCGTGGATGAGGCCGTCATGGCGCGCAGCGGCCGAGCCGGCGCACTGCGGGCGAGTTTCTCCTGGGACGACGTCGGCGGGTGGGAGGCGCTGACGCGGACCCTCACCCTCGATCCGATGGGAAACGCCTTCCATGGCGACGTGCATGCTCTCGACACACGGACGACCGTGGCCTGGGCGGAGGACGGGCCGATCGTCCTCTTCGGGGTCGAAGGGTTGGTCGTCGTGCGTTCGGGCGGAGTGACCCTGGTCACCTCCCGTGAACGGGCTCCCCGGCTCAAGGAGCTCCTCGCCGAACTCCCGGCTGAGCTCCGCGAGGGAGCGGCGGGAGGGGAAGGATGA
- a CDS encoding putative sugar nucleotidyl transferase, translated as MKPELYLLEDGVSREWHPFSLTRPVGEILFGTLLLRERIERAFRGPAAGYLAPKDLEGFREENAPPIAAGETMSTTGPRILLASRYLPVDSAVGEGASSLGLPVPLPGGGHRLLVGDRPAGWLLPAGAPLPGRELLEGTNGAAVPFPALQLPGSLLETPWALLEANPERISLDLTHGITGADGRARPLPELPQVHRVGEHTVTAGEGVVLDPLVVLDTREGPIHLGDRVHLHSFTTLRGPAFIGKGSTLLGGVFESLACGPVCRLRGEISATLILGYANKSHDGYIGHSLLGRWVNLGAFTTNSDLKNNYGPVRVAAPVGEIETGLLKLGVFMGDHAKTGIGTFLNAGTIVGAGSNIYGGRFPWKWIPPFGWGTADAFGPYRLEPFLATVERAMGRRGIALGAGERDFLARAWGSVHAPEREREER; from the coding sequence ATGAAGCCCGAGCTCTATCTCCTCGAGGACGGCGTGTCGCGAGAGTGGCACCCTTTTTCGCTGACGCGCCCCGTCGGCGAAATCCTCTTCGGCACCCTCCTTCTGCGGGAGCGGATCGAAAGGGCCTTCCGGGGCCCGGCGGCAGGCTACCTCGCGCCGAAGGATCTCGAAGGCTTCAGGGAGGAAAACGCGCCGCCGATCGCCGCCGGCGAGACGATGTCCACGACGGGTCCGCGCATCCTCCTCGCGTCCCGTTACTTGCCGGTGGACTCCGCTGTCGGAGAGGGAGCCTCGAGCCTCGGGCTCCCCGTCCCCCTGCCCGGTGGGGGGCACAGGCTCCTCGTCGGAGACCGCCCGGCGGGGTGGCTTCTCCCGGCCGGAGCGCCCCTTCCCGGACGAGAGCTCCTCGAAGGAACGAACGGCGCCGCGGTACCCTTTCCTGCTCTCCAACTTCCGGGGAGCCTCCTCGAGACTCCCTGGGCGCTCCTCGAGGCGAACCCAGAGCGGATCTCCCTCGATCTCACACACGGGATCACCGGCGCTGATGGGCGTGCGCGCCCCCTCCCCGAGCTTCCACAGGTTCACCGCGTGGGAGAGCACACAGTCACCGCGGGCGAAGGCGTGGTGCTCGACCCGCTCGTGGTCCTCGACACCCGGGAGGGGCCGATCCACCTCGGTGACAGGGTTCATCTCCATTCCTTCACGACCCTTCGCGGTCCGGCGTTCATCGGAAAAGGGAGCACACTTCTCGGAGGCGTTTTCGAGTCGCTCGCCTGCGGACCCGTGTGCCGCCTCCGCGGGGAGATTTCGGCTACGCTCATTCTCGGTTATGCGAACAAGTCGCACGACGGGTATATCGGGCACTCGCTCCTCGGGCGGTGGGTGAACCTCGGTGCTTTCACGACGAACTCCGATCTCAAGAACAACTACGGGCCGGTCCGAGTCGCCGCCCCCGTGGGGGAAATCGAGACGGGGCTCCTGAAGCTGGGGGTCTTCATGGGCGATCACGCGAAGACCGGGATCGGCACTTTCCTGAACGCGGGGACGATCGTCGGCGCCGGAAGCAACATCTACGGTGGCCGGTTTCCCTGGAAGTGGATCCCACCCTTCGGCTGGGGGACCGCGGACGCCTTCGGCCCCTATCGCCTCGAGCCCTTCCTCGCGACGGTGGAACGGGCCATGGGGCGTCGCGGGATCGCCCTCGGTGCCGGAGAGCGCGACTTCCTCGCCCGCGCGTGGGGCTCGGTGCACGCACCGGAGAGAGAGCGGGAAGAGCGATGA
- a CDS encoding MBL fold metallo-hydrolase: protein MRIALLGSGSRGNAVLVAGQDTCILVDAGLSGRELAIRLERLGIAPEGVDGVVVTHEHGDHTRGIGVFARRFQTPLYMTQGTRDACASLLRGGETVHLYEPGRPFAIGDLRVDPFLTVHDATDPVAVTVTGTRCGTRIGIATDLGRPTAGIRHSLAGCDFLVLEANHDEELLRRGPYPSTVQARIASSHGHLSNRAAASFACELLHPKLAGLFLAHLSAECNRPEIAHATVAGALGKAGWRGFLEVASQDEPTTFVDVAELRRARSAGQLSFL, encoded by the coding sequence ATGAGAATCGCCCTTCTCGGGAGCGGGAGCCGCGGAAACGCGGTCCTCGTCGCCGGCCAGGATACCTGCATCCTGGTGGACGCGGGTCTCAGCGGACGGGAGTTGGCAATTCGCCTCGAGCGGCTCGGGATCGCGCCCGAGGGAGTGGACGGCGTGGTCGTCACACACGAACACGGGGATCACACGCGCGGGATCGGTGTCTTCGCGCGCCGCTTCCAGACGCCTCTCTACATGACCCAGGGGACACGCGACGCCTGCGCTTCGCTCCTCCGTGGGGGAGAGACCGTCCACCTATACGAACCCGGCCGCCCTTTCGCGATCGGCGACCTCCGGGTGGATCCCTTCCTCACTGTCCACGACGCCACCGACCCTGTGGCCGTCACCGTCACGGGGACGCGATGCGGAACCCGCATCGGAATCGCGACCGACCTCGGTCGCCCGACCGCCGGGATTCGCCACTCCCTCGCGGGATGCGACTTCCTCGTCCTCGAGGCGAATCACGACGAGGAGCTCCTGAGGCGGGGACCCTACCCTTCCACGGTTCAGGCACGGATCGCCTCCTCCCACGGACACCTCTCCAACCGGGCGGCGGCGAGCTTCGCCTGCGAGCTGCTCCATCCGAAGCTCGCCGGCCTCTTTCTCGCACACCTCTCCGCGGAGTGCAACCGCCCCGAGATCGCACACGCCACCGTCGCGGGCGCCCTCGGGAAAGCGGGATGGAGGGGGTTCCTGGAGGTGGCGAGCCAGGACGAACCGACGACTTTCGTGGACGTCGCGGAGCTGCGCCGCGCTCGGAGCGCGGGCCAGCTCTCCTTCCTCTGA
- the rseP gene encoding RIP metalloprotease RseP, translating into MTVILSTIVVLGVLIFVHELGHFLAARSVGIRVERFSVGLGPKVFGFRRGETEYVISAIPLGGFVKMGGMDDEVMEAIEGGKEAQPAAPGGEDGEAEMPGGPSVEAMAPRSRAPRQGDFDSKSVPARAWVISAGVVMNMIFAFLAFTVVAAGWGQAAPDTTRVAAVHSEFLPAGAGGLAALPIGATITRIGDRPVAHWGDVRDAVLESPDGPVAFVYSGPSGELTAVLTGAEARQGVLSALEYWTEPVVQSVGRGSPAAQGGIQPGDRIVAVNGEEISAWPELRSKVQENLEREVELTLNRGGGLLVRLVTPSAEQVPDPTTGETRALGLGISGTGPDFVFTRVPLLAAVRTGWSDTVFVSTEILRFLRDLVTGRMSARNLGSIVTIGELSGQAAAEGLPVFLRFMALFSVNLAILNLLPIPVLDGGHLLFLSIEAVRGRPLSVQQRVRWSQVGFAVLIGIMALALGNDFLRLLGR; encoded by the coding sequence ATGACTGTCATCCTCTCCACGATCGTCGTCCTGGGCGTGCTCATCTTCGTCCACGAGTTGGGACACTTTCTCGCGGCGCGCTCCGTCGGGATTCGGGTGGAGCGCTTCTCGGTCGGTCTCGGGCCCAAGGTCTTCGGATTCCGCCGCGGAGAGACGGAATACGTCATTAGCGCCATCCCCCTCGGCGGGTTCGTGAAAATGGGCGGGATGGACGACGAGGTCATGGAGGCGATCGAGGGAGGGAAAGAGGCCCAGCCCGCCGCCCCCGGGGGAGAAGATGGGGAAGCCGAGATGCCGGGCGGCCCAAGCGTCGAAGCGATGGCGCCGCGGTCCCGCGCGCCCCGACAGGGCGACTTCGACTCGAAATCCGTCCCCGCGCGCGCCTGGGTGATCTCCGCGGGCGTGGTGATGAATATGATTTTTGCGTTTCTCGCTTTTACGGTCGTCGCCGCCGGATGGGGACAGGCGGCACCGGACACTACCCGGGTTGCCGCGGTGCATTCGGAGTTCCTCCCCGCCGGCGCCGGCGGCCTCGCCGCGCTTCCCATCGGCGCGACGATCACGCGCATCGGAGATCGCCCGGTGGCCCACTGGGGGGATGTCCGCGATGCCGTTCTCGAATCCCCGGACGGGCCGGTCGCCTTCGTTTACTCGGGCCCTTCCGGAGAGCTGACGGCGGTGTTGACCGGCGCCGAGGCTCGCCAAGGGGTTCTCTCCGCGCTGGAGTACTGGACGGAGCCGGTGGTCCAGTCGGTCGGACGCGGGTCGCCGGCGGCCCAAGGGGGGATTCAGCCCGGGGACCGAATCGTCGCCGTGAACGGGGAGGAAATCAGTGCCTGGCCCGAGCTTCGATCGAAGGTCCAGGAGAATCTGGAGAGGGAGGTGGAGCTCACCCTGAATCGCGGCGGTGGCCTGCTCGTGCGGCTAGTGACCCCCTCCGCGGAGCAAGTGCCGGATCCCACCACGGGTGAAACGCGGGCGTTGGGTCTCGGCATTTCCGGCACCGGACCGGACTTCGTCTTCACTCGGGTCCCCCTCCTGGCCGCGGTACGAACCGGCTGGAGCGATACGGTCTTTGTCAGCACGGAAATCCTTCGGTTCCTCCGCGACCTCGTCACGGGGAGGATGTCGGCCCGGAACCTGGGGAGCATCGTCACCATCGGCGAGCTCTCCGGTCAGGCAGCGGCCGAGGGACTTCCGGTCTTCCTCCGATTTATGGCCCTCTTTTCGGTTAACCTCGCCATCCTGAACCTCCTCCCGATTCCGGTTCTCGACGGTGGGCACCTCCTCTTCCTCTCGATCGAAGCGGTCCGCGGGCGCCCCCTCTCCGTTCAGCAGAGGGTACGTTGGAGTCAGGTCGGCTTCGCCGTACTCATCGGGATCATGGCGCTCGCCCTCGGGAACGATTTCCTCCGCCTCCTCGGGCGGTAG
- the dxr gene encoding 1-deoxy-D-xylulose-5-phosphate reductoisomerase, producing the protein MTDGGRIRVALLGSTGSIGVAALRVMARHPDRFQVTVLSANASVRDLERQVREHRPARVVVTDQAAFTGCSTNGDEWVGGREALLDAVARPDVDVVVNALVGFAGLEPSLRALEAGKRLALANKESLVTGGALVLEALHRGGGELVPVDSEHSALFQCLGGRQGTGVARLVLTASGGPFRGWTAGRLAEARPSDALRHPTWEMGARITVASATLANKALEVIEAHYLFQMAYRDITVVVHPQSVIHSMVEFVDGSVMAQMGFPTMELPILYALTHPDRISDPELRSFDPVRSSPLTFERVDDEAFPLFGIGVRAGREGGTAPTVFNAANEIAVGAFLDDLLSFQGMTEVVGETLVRVPSAPVRDLHDVLDADRTARQVARELVERQLPAVPGSDG; encoded by the coding sequence GTGACCGACGGCGGGCGGATTCGTGTGGCCCTCCTGGGCTCCACCGGCTCGATCGGCGTCGCAGCGCTCCGCGTAATGGCCCGGCACCCCGACCGTTTTCAGGTCACCGTTCTGAGCGCCAACGCCTCCGTGCGCGACCTCGAGCGCCAGGTCCGGGAGCACCGCCCGGCCCGCGTCGTCGTTACCGACCAGGCTGCGTTCACGGGATGCTCCACGAATGGCGACGAGTGGGTGGGGGGAAGGGAAGCGCTCCTCGATGCCGTCGCGCGTCCGGATGTGGACGTCGTGGTGAACGCCCTCGTGGGATTCGCCGGGCTGGAGCCCTCGCTCCGTGCACTTGAGGCGGGGAAGCGGCTCGCGCTGGCGAACAAGGAATCGCTCGTGACCGGGGGCGCGCTGGTCCTCGAGGCCCTCCACCGAGGGGGCGGCGAGCTCGTTCCGGTGGATTCGGAGCACTCGGCCCTCTTCCAATGTCTGGGGGGTCGGCAAGGGACCGGAGTGGCACGCCTCGTGTTAACTGCTTCGGGGGGACCCTTTCGGGGGTGGACCGCGGGGCGGCTGGCCGAAGCACGACCCTCCGACGCGTTGCGCCACCCCACGTGGGAGATGGGGGCGAGAATCACGGTCGCTTCCGCCACGCTCGCGAACAAGGCGCTGGAAGTGATCGAAGCCCACTACCTCTTCCAGATGGCGTACCGGGATATCACGGTCGTCGTTCACCCTCAATCGGTCATCCACTCCATGGTCGAGTTCGTGGATGGATCCGTGATGGCACAAATGGGGTTTCCCACCATGGAGCTTCCAATTCTTTATGCCCTCACGCACCCGGACCGGATCTCCGATCCGGAGCTCCGGAGCTTCGATCCGGTTCGATCGTCGCCGCTCACTTTCGAGCGTGTGGACGACGAAGCGTTTCCGCTCTTCGGAATCGGTGTGAGGGCCGGGCGTGAAGGGGGAACGGCGCCAACGGTGTTCAATGCGGCGAACGAGATCGCGGTCGGGGCCTTCCTCGACGACCTCCTCTCCTTCCAGGGGATGACCGAAGTCGTGGGAGAAACGCTCGTCCGCGTTCCCTCCGCTCCCGTGCGGGACCTCCATGACGTCCTGGACGCGGACCGGACCGCCCGTCAGGTCGCGCGGGAGCTCGTCGAGCGCCAACTCCCCGCCGTGCCGGGATCCGACGGATGA
- a CDS encoding phosphatidate cytidylyltransferase codes for MAGSDLARRLGVAAVGVPIGIAITYFGTWPVASVVALLAGAGALEIFHLAAARGWRPFTWLGVPAAALLVLAAAWGDGIEGWAVWGWGVILVLALSALGGAVFVRGSNGDPLLAVAITLFGAVYVGATLSFAVHLRNFPATGGGEPGWEGALLLVFPFAVTWIGDTFAYLAGHRWGRRKLLPAVSPAKTVEGGIGGLVGASAGAALFTWVFLLPYTGLGLSVVAAAIFGLLIGAVAQVADLAESVLKREAGVKDSGALFPGHGGVLDRFDAIFFTLPLTYLLLPLFIQ; via the coding sequence ATGGCCGGATCCGATCTCGCGCGACGCCTGGGGGTCGCCGCCGTCGGCGTGCCCATCGGGATCGCGATCACCTATTTCGGTACTTGGCCCGTGGCCTCGGTGGTCGCCCTGTTGGCCGGCGCGGGCGCCCTCGAGATCTTTCATCTCGCGGCGGCCCGCGGATGGAGGCCCTTCACCTGGCTCGGCGTCCCCGCCGCCGCGCTCCTCGTCCTCGCCGCGGCCTGGGGAGACGGGATCGAAGGTTGGGCGGTATGGGGATGGGGCGTGATCCTCGTCCTGGCGCTGAGTGCTCTCGGGGGTGCGGTCTTCGTCCGGGGCTCGAACGGCGATCCGCTCCTGGCCGTGGCGATCACCCTCTTCGGGGCCGTGTACGTCGGCGCCACACTTTCGTTCGCCGTACATCTGCGGAACTTCCCGGCGACGGGGGGAGGGGAGCCGGGATGGGAAGGCGCCCTTCTCCTCGTCTTCCCCTTCGCGGTCACCTGGATCGGGGACACCTTCGCGTATCTCGCGGGGCACCGCTGGGGACGCCGGAAGCTCCTCCCGGCCGTCAGTCCGGCGAAGACGGTGGAGGGGGGAATCGGTGGGCTCGTCGGCGCGTCCGCGGGCGCGGCGCTTTTCACCTGGGTGTTCCTCCTCCCCTACACGGGACTGGGGCTCTCGGTGGTGGCGGCCGCGATTTTTGGACTCCTGATCGGCGCCGTCGCCCAGGTGGCCGACCTCGCCGAGTCGGTCCTCAAGCGGGAGGCCGGCGTGAAGGACTCGGGAGCGCTATTTCCGGGGCACGGCGGCGTCCTCGACCGGTTCGACGCGATCTTTTTTACCCTTCCCCTGACTTATCTCCTTCTGCCGCTTTTCATTCAGTGA
- the uppS gene encoding polyprenyl diphosphate synthase has translation MSSLDSRSHLSLLTLPSAANIFLLMNDVPSDSAPADCPAPRHVAVIMDGNGRWAADRGLPRIAGHHEGMKVVRETIEASIEAGIEILTLFAFSTENWHRPEEEVHALMALLKIYAEKEREELRESGVEVHVLGDLRPLDDGAREAVRMIEEATRGGDRLRLNLMISYSGRAEILEAARALARRVESGEITVEEIDLESFSAALFTDGLPDPDLLIRTSGEFRISNFMLWQLAYAEIYITPVLWPDFTRDDLFGAVEEFRRRERRFGRVSPS, from the coding sequence GTGTCCTCCCTGGATTCCCGGTCCCATCTCTCGCTTTTGACACTCCCCTCCGCCGCGAACATCTTCCTCTTGATGAACGACGTTCCTTCCGATTCGGCTCCCGCCGACTGTCCCGCGCCCCGGCACGTCGCCGTCATCATGGACGGAAACGGGCGCTGGGCCGCCGATCGCGGACTTCCACGAATCGCGGGGCACCACGAGGGGATGAAGGTCGTGCGTGAGACGATCGAGGCGTCCATCGAGGCGGGGATCGAGATCCTCACTCTCTTCGCCTTCTCCACCGAAAACTGGCATCGTCCCGAAGAAGAGGTCCACGCCCTGATGGCCCTCCTCAAGATCTACGCGGAAAAAGAGCGGGAGGAACTCCGCGAGAGCGGCGTGGAGGTGCACGTGCTTGGTGACCTCCGGCCTCTCGACGACGGCGCGCGCGAGGCGGTCCGAATGATCGAGGAAGCGACACGCGGGGGGGATCGCCTTCGCCTGAACCTCATGATTTCTTATTCGGGGCGGGCCGAGATCCTCGAGGCGGCCCGCGCGCTCGCGCGTCGCGTCGAGTCGGGCGAGATCACCGTGGAGGAAATCGACCTGGAGAGTTTTTCCGCCGCGCTCTTCACGGACGGGCTCCCGGACCCGGACCTTCTGATCCGGACTTCCGGGGAGTTTCGCATCTCCAACTTCATGCTCTGGCAGCTCGCGTACGCAGAGATTTACATCACGCCCGTGCTCTGGCCCGACTTCACGCGCGACGACCTCTTCGGAGCGGTCGAGGAGTTCCGTCGGCGGGAGCGGCGCTTCGGCCGCGTGTCGCCTTCCTGA
- the frr gene encoding ribosome recycling factor yields the protein MPTIGNVKKHMDDALDAVRREFATIRTGKATPTILDTVRVEAYGAQLPLNQVATVSTPEASLILVQPFDRSIIAMIEKGIHQADLGLNPANDGQVIRIPIPPLNEERRKEYVKLLGKMAEEGRISIRHARREGNDAVKHRMKDGDLSDDEGRRTTDEIQTLTDQYIAKVDELLASKEREVMTV from the coding sequence ATGCCCACGATCGGAAATGTAAAAAAACACATGGACGACGCGCTGGACGCCGTGCGGCGGGAGTTCGCGACCATCCGGACCGGGAAGGCGACGCCGACGATCCTCGATACCGTCCGGGTGGAAGCCTACGGAGCGCAGCTTCCGCTGAACCAGGTCGCCACCGTTTCGACCCCCGAGGCTTCCCTGATTCTGGTCCAACCCTTCGACCGCTCGATCATCGCGATGATCGAAAAGGGGATTCACCAGGCGGACCTCGGTCTGAACCCGGCCAATGATGGCCAGGTCATTCGGATTCCGATCCCCCCGCTGAACGAGGAGCGCAGAAAGGAATACGTGAAGCTCCTCGGAAAGATGGCGGAGGAAGGGCGCATTTCGATCCGTCACGCGCGGCGGGAGGGGAACGATGCGGTGAAGCACAGGATGAAGGACGGGGACCTGTCGGACGACGAAGGACGCCGGACGACCGACGAAATACAGACGCTCACGGACCAGTACATCGCCAAGGTAGACGAGCTCTTGGCGTCCAAGGAGCGCGAGGTCATGACGGTCTAG
- the pyrH gene encoding UMP kinase → MSLIAPELRYRRVLLKLSGEALAGEKGFGIDPPVVDRLTDEVKEVHEMGVALGLVVGGGNIVRGTVASQRGMDRVTADYMGMLATIINAMALQDMLERKGVETRVMTAIRMEELAEPYIRRRALRHLEKGRVVLFAGGTGNPYFSTDTAAVLRAIEMESDVIIKATKVAGVYTADPNSNPDATFLPTVSFQEVVARELGVMDAPAVSLCKENDLPIIVLSLNQRGSIGAAIRGEAVGTLVS, encoded by the coding sequence ATGAGCCTGATCGCTCCCGAACTGCGGTACCGCCGCGTCCTCCTCAAGCTCTCGGGGGAGGCGCTTGCGGGAGAAAAGGGTTTCGGAATTGACCCTCCCGTGGTGGACCGCCTCACCGACGAAGTCAAGGAAGTTCACGAGATGGGGGTGGCGCTCGGGCTCGTCGTCGGGGGAGGGAACATCGTCCGCGGCACCGTCGCCTCGCAGAGGGGGATGGACCGCGTGACCGCTGACTACATGGGGATGCTCGCGACCATCATCAACGCGATGGCGCTTCAGGACATGCTCGAACGGAAGGGCGTCGAGACCCGGGTCATGACGGCAATCCGGATGGAGGAGCTGGCGGAGCCGTACATCCGCCGGCGGGCGCTCCGCCATCTCGAGAAGGGGCGGGTGGTCTTGTTTGCGGGCGGGACCGGGAACCCTTACTTCTCCACGGATACCGCCGCGGTCCTGCGAGCGATCGAGATGGAATCGGATGTGATCATCAAGGCGACAAAGGTCGCGGGTGTGTATACCGCGGATCCGAACTCGAATCCGGACGCCACCTTTCTCCCCACCGTTTCCTTTCAGGAGGTCGTGGCGCGGGAGCTCGGCGTCATGGACGCACCGGCGGTGTCGCTCTGCAAGGAAAACGACCTCCCGATCATCGTGTTGAGCCTGAACCAGCGGGGTTCCATCGGCGCCGCGATCCGGGGCGAGGCGGTCGGGACCCTCGTATCGTGA